Proteins found in one Lysinibacillus fusiformis genomic segment:
- a CDS encoding HD-GYP domain-containing protein, with product MKVVPTKIDDLQEGFVLGKDLYVENRMLMKKGSVLTARILTLLKNRNVQHVYIEVPTDEGINQIQSITEQQQQNPLVCSEWIEMPKFLQALAELSTERRYGHALKNMDDIVFVRDLFETYMQNLNYRRLLLTLKKYDEYTFMHAIDVFTLATLFAKKEGISHLKHYALGFLFHDIGKLNIPYEILSKEEKLTVEEFATMQKHTQFGYDILKEIGLESIAFLAKLHHERIDGSGYPEGLAENEIPKEVLLLQLIDIYSAVTMNRPYKQEIGAAEAMATIYKEKHLLDEKLLAKFVDFIGIYPERSIVLLSDGTHALVEHVNNMFPLLPTVRRLDTNTIFDLPVNFQLKIEKLITYYVETPDQLFRKFSEYLIKGEAHLMEKYYHKLIELHTTSECITKIYIPVYQIFDVLKEQVMLENVRVKLRGLLNKAILQLRKGSKTKTSAIFLVDQNLRASIPFLLLEGVFYVKEICPIIIDTTTSKEELLRIADYCKASAICSFEEEYNPLIGTNRKLELYHITTKKLDSLVFSFAGLSVKQMNLKKALQKYKAVTKMINN from the coding sequence TTGAAGGTAGTTCCAACAAAAATTGATGATTTACAGGAGGGTTTTGTTTTAGGGAAAGATTTATATGTTGAAAATCGTATGCTCATGAAAAAGGGAAGTGTATTAACAGCACGTATTCTTACATTATTAAAAAACCGCAATGTTCAACATGTATATATTGAAGTGCCAACAGACGAAGGGATCAATCAAATACAGTCTATTACAGAGCAACAGCAACAAAATCCTTTAGTATGTAGTGAATGGATTGAAATGCCTAAATTCCTGCAAGCACTCGCAGAGTTGAGCACAGAAAGACGATATGGCCATGCTTTAAAAAATATGGATGATATCGTATTTGTGCGTGACTTATTTGAAACGTATATGCAGAATCTAAACTATCGAAGGCTACTACTGACACTTAAAAAATATGATGAATATACCTTTATGCATGCGATTGATGTATTTACACTCGCTACCTTATTTGCGAAAAAAGAAGGTATTTCCCATTTAAAGCATTATGCATTAGGCTTTTTATTTCATGATATTGGTAAATTAAATATTCCCTATGAAATTTTATCGAAAGAGGAGAAGCTAACTGTAGAAGAATTTGCTACGATGCAGAAGCATACACAGTTTGGCTATGATATATTAAAGGAAATTGGACTTGAATCCATTGCCTTTTTGGCAAAGTTACATCATGAACGAATCGATGGCTCGGGATATCCAGAAGGATTAGCAGAAAATGAGATTCCAAAGGAAGTGTTACTATTACAGCTGATTGATATCTACTCGGCCGTCACGATGAATCGTCCCTATAAACAGGAAATAGGTGCTGCCGAAGCAATGGCGACAATCTATAAAGAAAAGCATTTATTAGACGAAAAGCTTTTGGCTAAATTTGTTGATTTTATTGGTATTTATCCAGAAAGGTCCATTGTCCTTTTGTCAGATGGAACGCATGCTTTAGTAGAGCATGTCAATAATATGTTCCCACTTCTTCCTACGGTTAGGAGATTAGATACGAATACCATTTTTGATTTACCGGTAAATTTTCAACTTAAGATTGAGAAGCTTATTACATATTATGTGGAAACACCAGATCAATTGTTCCGAAAATTTTCTGAGTATTTAATAAAAGGCGAAGCGCATTTAATGGAGAAATATTATCATAAGCTAATTGAACTCCATACAACTTCCGAATGCATCACAAAAATTTATATTCCCGTATACCAAATTTTTGATGTACTTAAAGAACAAGTAATGTTAGAAAATGTACGAGTAAAGTTAAGAGGATTATTAAACAAGGCTATCCTTCAATTACGTAAAGGTTCGAAAACAAAGACCTCTGCCATCTTTCTAGTTGATCAAAATCTGCGAGCAAGTATTCCATTCCTGTTACTAGAAGGTGTTTTCTATGTAAAGGAAATCTGTCCTATTATAATAGACACTACAACAAGTAAAGAGGAATTATTGAGAATTGCAGACTATTGTAAAGCGTCTGCTATCTGTTCATTTGAAGAGGAATATAACCCACTGATTGGTACAAACCGAAAATTGGAACTCTATCATATTACAACAAAGAAGTTAGATAGCCTGGTTTTTAGCTTCGCTGGATTATCAGTTAAACAAATGAATCTAAAGAAAGCATTGCAAAAATATAAAGCGGTTACAAAGATGATAAACAACTAG
- a CDS encoding Cj0069 family protein, giving the protein MDKKVIFFEVEGGTDKGPNGYRPDTMPMVEALKQRGQDAEVLFFDITKKQQIFNYVKEHGVAYVSRINPGNLQHEEEYFAMLRELCQAGVIGMPHPDAMISYGSKDVLSKLTTTNLVPDDTFAYYTIEAFKTQFPTSLALTERVLKQNRGSTGEGIWRVKLVEPLAEGITEVPLDAQIKCTEAKDNHVEFWQLGDFMTYCEQYITGTNGMLIDMRFLPRITEGEIRLFMLRDHPVHVVHKKPAATEDAFSATLFSGAQYRYDKPEDWQELVQNFLTQLPQVTNLLGNYDLPLIWTADFMLDTNEAGEDCYILGEMNCSCVGFTSELSLAHEVAEEILACIKEQTEAIAP; this is encoded by the coding sequence ATGGATAAAAAAGTTATTTTTTTCGAGGTTGAAGGTGGCACAGATAAAGGGCCAAATGGCTATCGTCCAGATACCATGCCAATGGTGGAAGCGCTAAAACAACGTGGGCAAGATGCTGAGGTACTATTCTTTGATATCACAAAAAAGCAACAAATCTTTAACTATGTGAAGGAACATGGTGTTGCCTATGTATCTCGTATAAATCCAGGGAACTTACAGCATGAGGAAGAGTATTTTGCCATGCTACGTGAGCTATGCCAAGCTGGCGTTATAGGGATGCCACATCCAGATGCAATGATTAGCTACGGCTCTAAAGATGTGTTATCAAAGCTTACGACAACAAATTTAGTACCTGATGATACATTTGCCTACTACACAATCGAAGCATTCAAAACACAATTCCCTACTTCCTTAGCACTGACAGAGCGCGTTTTGAAGCAAAATCGTGGTTCAACTGGTGAAGGCATTTGGCGTGTAAAATTGGTAGAACCACTAGCTGAGGGTATCACAGAAGTGCCACTTGATGCACAAATTAAATGTACAGAAGCAAAAGATAATCATGTAGAATTTTGGCAGCTTGGCGACTTTATGACATATTGTGAGCAGTATATTACGGGGACGAATGGTATGTTAATCGATATGCGCTTTCTTCCAAGGATTACAGAAGGCGAAATCCGCTTATTCATGTTGCGCGATCATCCCGTACACGTCGTACATAAAAAACCAGCCGCTACCGAGGATGCCTTTAGCGCAACGCTATTCTCTGGCGCTCAATACCGCTATGACAAGCCTGAAGACTGGCAAGAGCTGGTGCAAAACTTTTTAACGCAGCTCCCTCAAGTAACAAACTTACTAGGCAATTATGATTTACCGTTAATCTGGACGGCTGATTTTATGCTAGATACCAATGAAGCTGGAGAAGATTGCTATATTTTAGGTGAAATGAATTGTTCTTGTGTGGGCTTTACTTCAGAACTGTCGTTAGCCCATGAAGTAGCAGAAGAAATTTTAGCTTGTATCAAGGAGCAAACAGAGGCCATTGCGCCATAA
- a CDS encoding DMT family transporter, with amino-acid sequence MNQLIQNKRTLGLLLVILGASFWGIGGTVAQRLFQQDHIEVGWLVSSRLLLAGLLLIAIYKMTHRHESIFVMWRTKQHAFRQILFSLLGMLAVQYTYMMSIAIGNSAVATLLQYLAPLFIMAYYFVTKQSPLTKQDALAVSLTLVGTFLLLTNGSFSTLSVPFMAVLWGILSGLSVAFYTIYAVPLLQQFHSLLVVGWSMIIGGLVMSIFHPPWAIDLSGWTFSTVAYFLFIIIFGTMLAFWFYIASLHYLSPKESSLLGSLEPLMAVITSVWWLKIAFGGYQFIGTLLILLMILYLTVFQKKQS; translated from the coding sequence ATGAATCAACTAATCCAAAATAAACGTACTCTTGGCTTGCTATTAGTTATACTCGGTGCAAGCTTCTGGGGAATTGGAGGGACTGTTGCCCAAAGGCTGTTTCAGCAGGATCATATTGAAGTCGGCTGGCTTGTTTCTAGTCGTTTACTTTTAGCCGGTCTATTACTGATAGCTATTTATAAAATGACCCATCGTCATGAATCCATTTTCGTCATGTGGCGCACGAAGCAACATGCATTTAGACAAATTCTATTTAGCTTACTCGGCATGCTTGCTGTCCAATATACATATATGATGTCAATCGCCATTGGTAATTCAGCTGTAGCCACATTATTGCAATATTTAGCACCGCTATTTATCATGGCTTATTACTTTGTAACGAAGCAAAGTCCATTGACAAAACAGGATGCTCTTGCTGTGTCACTGACACTTGTGGGGACCTTTTTATTATTAACAAACGGCTCCTTTTCGACATTGTCCGTTCCTTTTATGGCAGTGTTGTGGGGTATCTTATCTGGTCTTTCTGTTGCATTTTACACCATTTATGCCGTCCCACTTTTACAGCAATTCCATTCATTACTAGTTGTCGGCTGGTCGATGATTATCGGTGGTTTGGTGATGAGTATTTTCCACCCACCCTGGGCTATTGATCTATCAGGTTGGACATTTTCTACCGTTGCTTATTTTCTCTTTATCATTATTTTTGGTACAATGCTCGCTTTTTGGTTTTATATTGCGAGTTTGCACTATCTTTCACCAAAGGAGTCAAGCTTATTAGGTAGTCTTGAGCCATTAATGGCTGTCATCACAAGTGTTTGGTGGTTAAAAATTGCCTTTGGCGGCTATCAGTTTATAGGGACTTTACTAATTCTTCTCATGATTTTATATCTCACAGTATTTCAGAAGAAACAGTCTTGA
- a CDS encoding beta-carotene 15,15'-monooxygenase: MMVLKSKQNIWLALLLVVLASNYTLYNTGFGTSILPIETNGVVMGSLIDFILVIPVLYMLYKGKFSLKQAILLAAAGCIAARFIIPMEHLQPYVAVTWAGFAIEGSIILLEIVLVATLVRYLPKILGEVRGSSLPDLFSFSKAVEKHAPKHPVIQMICADLLVLYYGFASWRRQECQGLTLHKNSSYIAFQLMIIHGIAIETIGIHWWLHEKSMVLSIVLLIINIYSVIFLLADMQAIRLNPVYVTNDTLYLSLGLMKRTEIRFDHIAAIIEDREQLEGKLSKDTIDFIARDFGEAYPHFILKMKEPVEVTFMLGIKKRYSQVAIKADQAQEFRQMLAQGIAMSQHH; this comes from the coding sequence ATGATGGTCTTAAAAAGTAAGCAAAATATATGGCTCGCCTTATTATTAGTGGTATTAGCGAGTAATTATACACTCTATAACACTGGGTTTGGCACATCTATTTTACCCATCGAAACAAATGGTGTTGTCATGGGGTCATTGATTGACTTTATTTTGGTAATACCCGTGTTATATATGCTTTATAAAGGTAAATTTTCGTTAAAGCAGGCCATTCTATTAGCTGCAGCTGGCTGTATTGCTGCACGTTTTATCATCCCAATGGAACATCTTCAGCCTTATGTGGCAGTGACATGGGCTGGATTTGCGATTGAAGGGTCTATTATTCTATTAGAAATTGTTCTAGTGGCAACGCTTGTACGATACCTGCCAAAAATCCTAGGGGAAGTGCGTGGAAGCTCTTTGCCAGATCTCTTTTCATTTTCAAAGGCTGTAGAAAAACATGCACCCAAGCACCCTGTTATTCAGATGATTTGTGCGGATTTATTAGTGCTTTATTATGGTTTCGCGAGTTGGAGAAGACAAGAATGTCAAGGTTTAACATTGCATAAAAATTCGAGCTATATCGCTTTTCAGCTTATGATTATTCATGGGATTGCTATTGAAACGATTGGTATTCACTGGTGGCTACATGAAAAGTCAATGGTACTTTCCATTGTGTTGCTTATTATTAATATTTATTCAGTAATCTTCTTGCTTGCGGATATGCAGGCTATTCGTCTAAATCCTGTTTACGTAACAAATGATACATTGTACTTATCGCTTGGATTAATGAAACGCACTGAAATCCGTTTTGATCATATTGCCGCAATCATTGAAGACAGGGAGCAATTAGAGGGGAAGTTATCAAAAGATACGATAGACTTTATAGCACGTGATTTTGGTGAGGCCTATCCACATTTCATTTTGAAAATGAAAGAGCCTGTGGAAGTAACGTTTATGTTAGGAATAAAGAAACGCTATAGTCAAGTAGCCATTAAAGCAGATCAGGCCCAAGAATTTAGACAAATGCTTGCACAAGGAATAGCAATGAGCCAACATCATTGA
- a CDS encoding ATP-binding protein, with product MNDCILLLSSQDWHLQRMYMKKFNNLVLVKSVHPNSAETRAKLQYEFSLFSNEQNPWLLKPIAMDYIDDQYAIIYENFNGVPLKQFSNNLISLHQFLQIAIDLVNICMKMQQSDLLYLNLHPNQILINPNSLKIKLLSSEFSTKYDVESPVVIENPYERLEQLPYYAPEQTGRLHLEVDYRTDLYALGIIFYEILGGQLPFQAKDAVDLIYEIITKKPEALVSRDSRYHTLIWEIIEKLLAKNPADRYQSAIGLREDLLYIQQKLLVNEPLEDFLLGEQDLHLNMGLSTKLYGRESQFAELSSIFRQVAKGDKKMVTISGQAGYGKSKLVQELKGEIAAAKGYFITTKYEQLQLENDYTIVIHPLRSLLKYIYMEGEKSVHLWKKLFQEVKLVVTDELIHLLPELKWFVKEEVRFQKEVRQNTKQLHSYTFISIQKILLTFAMQKKPVIWFVDDLHWANQSTIDIMTQIFEQHRAGYFMMIGTFRVNEDRTEEENQQRTTNFFNGHQIHLSLLQEQHVQQWLEASFNAKPHTIQVIAKQLFNLTKGNPLFVKEAFRSLQQDNTIYFSATTKEWEFNRKKFNLSRLNNELLAFIETRMANLTTEAHEILRIVACFGQRFEFTDVLKLVSLSAQALLKHLETLVENGFIIPLDAHYKWAGTLEHEGILHTFSTKFQFVHDRIQQVAYHDLPGQLRAKLHYQIGQLLTEGSQMVADHDRLSEIVMHFNYSRHLLTGEEKQKLAIWNYQLGIEAKRIGLFDNALKFFTTSKELLTPDHWGTRREQSVKLYANLGECEYITGHYEQSETHLTEALQHSETVLEKLMINNLKTVLYIESDNPTIGLEAGLVGLQVANVKISAYPKKSQLLKEYLLLKFALRHMSDQDLLQHPPTNSKEIDILIHLIVNMTASAFLLNPNLTGILLMKGLRLQLKYGATSKSGMVLINYALLLNAGFANIKEATRFGKLAIIVADTQESMYIKGHTYYVYGVFISHWTEPYEASIQYINEAQAKSQELGLYHLVSSASCFIVAIRLIQGVSLEDLQQEIRRQQEEFSVHASTLSIDFLAEMGRWVNILRSPHHPVQWAYPITIQNQPAIKMMHYSVRLQMSFLLGDEKQGKAILTELKELSKETYTLPITTVYYFYRAMWQFHFLHRQNCQVQEQRLFLADIRQSLKKFKKWAMYSSENYEHLYALLMAENCRFNNNDKDAELYYDRAIQLARMNGFVQDTALAYERAANNYLRKQQEKTARHYILSGIQNIETWGAETVARRWARDYQVHRQQESQSRESVTFDMMTVFETTQSFATAIRMEDLLYKILFSLLKHVGADSGYFIHKQQQQLLVLAKAEAAEKTFTMYDQQRMENFNANMQSIIRYVLNSKEHVIIDNAQKTQHPHCSYSTAKSILCLPIIHQNEIISILYFEHTLMTNAFHPSHVQLLKVIAAQIAVSFENAQIYGDLEKRVQLRTKELDETNRHLTKMNERLEKNELERKKLLHSISHELRSPLTSTLGYIELMLEGVIVDAVAREKYLIRSKERLLALNSLIQDLFDLANLEAGRAEFSFTEVQAKELFLQMASRYEDEVKQSGLTYSAHFYGQEEAQLLIDKTRINQVIENIMTNAMKYTSSGGIQLSIHVEDKHLICSIADSGIGIAESDLPFIFDSYYRATNIHEAHSHGIGLAICKQIVHQHNGEIFVESLENEGSIFSFTLPLVKVLVKN from the coding sequence GTGAATGATTGTATTCTTTTACTGTCCAGTCAAGATTGGCATCTACAGAGAATGTATATGAAGAAATTTAACAATCTGGTACTGGTAAAAAGTGTTCATCCTAATTCAGCAGAGACAAGAGCCAAACTACAATATGAGTTTTCCTTGTTTTCGAATGAGCAAAATCCTTGGCTATTAAAGCCGATTGCCATGGATTATATAGATGATCAATATGCGATCATCTATGAAAACTTTAATGGAGTCCCCTTAAAGCAATTCAGTAACAACTTGATTTCTTTGCATCAATTTCTACAGATTGCCATTGACCTTGTCAATATTTGTATGAAAATGCAACAAAGTGATTTACTCTACCTAAACCTACATCCTAATCAAATCTTAATCAATCCTAATTCTTTAAAAATAAAGCTACTAAGCTCTGAATTTAGTACAAAATATGATGTAGAATCTCCAGTTGTGATTGAAAATCCCTATGAACGACTAGAGCAGCTTCCCTATTATGCACCAGAGCAAACGGGCAGACTTCATTTAGAGGTGGACTATCGGACTGATTTATATGCACTGGGGATCATATTTTACGAAATACTGGGTGGTCAATTACCTTTTCAAGCAAAGGATGCTGTGGATTTGATTTATGAAATCATCACCAAAAAACCAGAAGCATTGGTGAGTAGAGACAGTCGTTATCATACTTTGATTTGGGAAATTATTGAAAAGTTATTGGCTAAAAATCCAGCCGACCGTTATCAAAGTGCCATTGGTTTGAGAGAGGATTTGCTATATATCCAACAGAAACTTTTAGTAAACGAACCACTTGAAGATTTCCTGCTTGGTGAACAGGATTTGCATCTGAATATGGGACTGTCTACAAAGCTTTATGGGAGAGAATCGCAATTCGCTGAACTTTCTTCTATTTTTCGTCAGGTTGCAAAAGGTGACAAAAAGATGGTTACTATTTCAGGACAAGCAGGATATGGAAAATCCAAGTTAGTTCAAGAACTAAAGGGTGAAATTGCGGCTGCAAAGGGCTATTTTATTACAACTAAGTATGAGCAGTTGCAATTAGAAAATGACTATACCATTGTAATTCATCCTTTAAGGAGTTTATTGAAATATATTTATATGGAGGGTGAAAAGTCTGTCCATTTATGGAAGAAATTATTTCAAGAGGTTAAATTAGTTGTGACAGATGAACTTATCCATCTATTACCTGAACTCAAATGGTTTGTGAAGGAGGAAGTACGCTTCCAAAAAGAAGTTCGCCAAAATACAAAACAGCTCCATTCCTATACGTTTATATCGATTCAAAAAATTTTATTAACATTTGCTATGCAAAAGAAACCTGTTATATGGTTTGTAGATGATTTGCATTGGGCCAATCAAAGTACGATTGACATTATGACCCAAATTTTTGAGCAACACCGAGCAGGATACTTTATGATGATTGGTACATTTCGAGTGAATGAGGACCGTACAGAGGAGGAAAATCAGCAAAGAACCACTAATTTTTTTAACGGTCATCAAATCCATTTATCCTTGCTTCAGGAACAACATGTTCAACAATGGTTGGAGGCGTCTTTCAATGCAAAGCCTCATACCATACAGGTCATTGCCAAGCAATTATTTAATTTGACCAAAGGGAATCCGTTATTTGTGAAAGAAGCGTTTCGTTCACTCCAGCAAGATAACACAATTTATTTTAGTGCAACAACAAAAGAATGGGAGTTTAATCGTAAGAAATTTAATTTATCCCGCTTAAATAACGAGCTACTTGCCTTTATTGAAACGAGAATGGCTAATTTAACAACAGAAGCCCATGAGATTTTACGAATTGTAGCATGTTTCGGTCAGCGCTTTGAATTTACAGATGTCTTAAAGCTTGTGTCCTTATCAGCCCAAGCATTATTAAAACACCTGGAAACACTTGTCGAAAATGGCTTTATTATTCCGTTAGATGCCCATTATAAATGGGCGGGTACGTTAGAGCATGAAGGGATTTTACATACATTTTCGACGAAATTCCAATTTGTCCACGATCGTATTCAACAAGTAGCTTACCACGATTTACCAGGTCAATTGCGTGCAAAATTGCATTATCAAATTGGCCAGCTTTTAACAGAGGGCTCTCAAATGGTTGCAGATCATGATCGCTTAAGCGAAATCGTCATGCATTTCAATTACAGTCGACACTTATTGACTGGGGAAGAAAAGCAAAAGTTGGCTATATGGAATTATCAACTTGGTATTGAGGCTAAAAGAATAGGGCTATTTGATAATGCGCTAAAATTTTTTACAACCAGTAAAGAACTATTGACGCCTGATCATTGGGGGACTAGGAGAGAACAGTCCGTTAAATTATATGCTAATTTAGGTGAATGTGAATATATAACTGGCCACTATGAACAATCGGAAACGCATTTAACAGAAGCTTTGCAGCATTCGGAGACTGTGTTAGAAAAGCTAATGATTAACAATTTAAAAACGGTATTATACATCGAGTCTGATAATCCAACTATCGGCCTAGAAGCAGGCTTGGTAGGTTTACAAGTTGCAAATGTGAAAATTTCCGCATATCCGAAAAAGTCACAGCTTCTAAAAGAGTATCTATTGTTGAAATTTGCATTGCGACATATGTCTGACCAAGATTTATTGCAGCATCCCCCAACGAATAGTAAAGAAATTGATATTTTGATTCATTTAATTGTTAATATGACGGCAAGTGCTTTCCTATTAAATCCTAACTTGACAGGCATTCTTTTGATGAAAGGGCTACGTCTACAGTTGAAGTATGGTGCTACATCGAAAAGCGGTATGGTATTGATTAACTATGCGCTGCTTTTAAATGCGGGTTTTGCCAATATAAAAGAAGCCACTCGCTTTGGAAAACTTGCCATCATTGTTGCAGATACGCAAGAAAGTATGTATATCAAGGGACATACCTATTATGTGTATGGTGTGTTTATCAGTCATTGGACAGAGCCCTATGAAGCCAGTATTCAATACATCAACGAAGCTCAAGCAAAAAGCCAAGAGCTCGGCTTATATCATTTAGTATCCTCAGCATCCTGCTTTATAGTCGCGATACGACTTATTCAAGGTGTTTCCCTAGAAGATTTACAGCAGGAAATTAGACGACAACAAGAGGAATTTTCTGTTCATGCAAGTACCTTATCGATTGACTTTTTAGCCGAAATGGGGAGATGGGTGAATATCCTCCGCTCGCCACACCATCCTGTACAATGGGCTTATCCCATCACAATACAGAATCAGCCTGCTATTAAAATGATGCATTATTCAGTACGTTTACAAATGTCATTTTTATTAGGGGATGAAAAGCAAGGGAAAGCGATTCTGACAGAATTAAAGGAGCTAAGTAAGGAAACCTATACATTACCAATCACCACAGTTTATTATTTTTATCGTGCCATGTGGCAATTTCATTTTCTGCATCGCCAAAATTGTCAGGTACAAGAGCAGAGGTTGTTTTTAGCTGACATACGTCAAAGCCTAAAGAAATTTAAGAAATGGGCGATGTATTCTTCAGAGAATTATGAGCATCTCTATGCTTTATTAATGGCGGAGAATTGCCGTTTCAACAACAACGACAAAGACGCTGAGCTCTATTATGACCGAGCAATACAATTAGCAAGAATGAACGGCTTTGTCCAGGATACAGCACTAGCATATGAGCGAGCGGCAAATAATTATCTCAGAAAACAGCAAGAGAAAACGGCAAGACATTATATACTAAGTGGTATTCAAAATATTGAAACATGGGGAGCCGAAACAGTTGCTAGAAGATGGGCAAGAGACTATCAAGTGCATCGTCAACAGGAGAGTCAGAGTAGAGAATCAGTCACGTTTGATATGATGACGGTTTTTGAGACGACGCAATCTTTTGCAACAGCCATTCGTATGGAAGATTTACTTTATAAAATATTGTTTTCTCTGTTAAAGCATGTAGGAGCAGATAGTGGCTATTTTATTCATAAACAGCAGCAGCAATTATTGGTGTTAGCAAAGGCGGAAGCTGCGGAAAAAACATTTACTATGTATGATCAACAAAGAATGGAGAATTTTAATGCTAATATGCAATCGATTATACGCTATGTTCTTAATAGTAAAGAGCATGTGATTATCGACAATGCACAAAAAACGCAGCATCCTCATTGTTCCTATTCAACGGCTAAATCTATTCTTTGTCTACCGATTATCCATCAAAATGAAATTATTTCGATATTGTATTTTGAGCATACATTAATGACGAATGCCTTCCATCCATCTCATGTTCAGCTATTGAAAGTGATCGCTGCTCAAATTGCTGTTTCCTTTGAAAATGCGCAAATATATGGAGATTTAGAAAAACGTGTTCAGTTACGTACTAAGGAGTTAGATGAGACGAATCGGCATTTGACAAAAATGAATGAACGTTTAGAAAAAAATGAACTGGAACGTAAAAAACTCTTGCATAGTATTTCCCATGAATTACGCTCCCCGTTAACCTCGACTTTAGGGTATATAGAATTAATGCTAGAGGGTGTGATCGTAGATGCAGTGGCCAGAGAGAAATATTTAATAAGAAGTAAGGAACGGCTACTAGCATTAAATAGCTTAATACAAGATTTGTTTGATTTAGCGAATCTAGAAGCTGGTAGAGCAGAATTTTCTTTTACAGAGGTACAGGCGAAGGAATTATTTCTGCAAATGGCATCCCGTTATGAGGATGAAGTGAAACAATCAGGATTAACCTACAGTGCGCACTTTTATGGTCAGGAAGAAGCTCAGCTACTGATTGATAAAACGCGAATCAATCAAGTGATTGAAAATATCATGACCAATGCAATGAAATATACATCAAGTGGTGGCATTCAATTGTCCATACATGTAGAGGACAAGCATTTGATTTGTTCGATAGCTGATAGTGGCATTGGTATTGCTGAGAGTGATCTTCCCTTTATTTTCGACAGCTATTATCGAGCAACTAACATCCATGAAGCACATTCACATGGCATTGGCTTAGCTATCTGTAAACAAATTGTTCACCAGCACAATGGCGAGATTTTTGTTGAAAGTCTTGAAAATGAAGGAAGCATATTTAGCTTTACATTACCACTAGTTAAGGTATTGGTGAAAAATTAA
- a CDS encoding AraC family transcriptional regulator, producing MPLTHIKVAKDLQELTLHGTKEFPVALYETVMRLESMDFLPLHWHKEIQFVFIKNGCAQYRVGTDVFVLKQGEGLFINASGLHEAKPYQMEQAVVYCVNVDPIVMGGHDGSIFFTKYVQPYITKNRLPYVKLTGELAQKVATIAELMREQAAFFELKVRRELLFIWESMLTQSLLTEQMMDSFTIVQHERAKAMLDFLHAHYQQKIALEDLASHVYISRAECSRFFKKIVGMTPFTYLRQYRLRKSIELLRGDELSITEIAVDTGFSTVSYYIEKFKEYTGYPPHVYRKKFLSVKNN from the coding sequence ATGCCGTTAACACATATCAAAGTAGCAAAGGATTTACAGGAATTAACCTTGCATGGAACAAAGGAATTTCCGGTTGCCTTGTATGAAACGGTTATGCGATTAGAAAGTATGGATTTTCTACCTCTCCATTGGCATAAAGAAATACAATTTGTTTTTATAAAAAATGGATGTGCACAGTATCGAGTAGGGACGGACGTTTTTGTATTGAAGCAAGGCGAGGGGCTCTTTATCAATGCTTCAGGATTACATGAAGCAAAACCTTATCAAATGGAACAAGCTGTGGTTTATTGTGTAAATGTGGACCCAATAGTAATGGGGGGACATGATGGCAGTATCTTTTTTACGAAATATGTACAACCGTATATCACAAAAAATCGATTACCTTATGTCAAACTAACAGGAGAGTTAGCACAGAAAGTAGCGACGATTGCGGAATTAATGCGAGAGCAAGCCGCATTTTTCGAGCTAAAGGTACGGAGAGAGCTTCTATTCATTTGGGAATCCATGCTGACCCAATCCTTGTTGACAGAACAAATGATGGACTCTTTCACTATTGTGCAGCATGAACGAGCAAAAGCTATGCTAGATTTTTTACATGCACATTATCAGCAGAAAATAGCATTAGAAGATTTAGCTAGCCATGTGTATATAAGTCGCGCTGAATGCAGTCGCTTTTTTAAGAAAATAGTGGGCATGACACCGTTTACCTATTTACGCCAATATCGGCTACGTAAAAGTATAGAATTATTGAGAGGCGATGAGCTATCTATAACAGAAATAGCGGTGGATACAGGCTTTAGTACGGTCAGTTATTATATTGAAAAGTTTAAAGAATACACTGGCTACCCACCACATGTTTATCGTAAGAAGTTTTTAAGTGTGAAAAATAATTGA